The sequence CGCCCTGGGCAGGGTTCGGTATGCCATCATCAACATGCGGAAACTGATGGAGCGTGAGGCACTGGAAGCCGTATTATAACCAACATTATACGTTCAGACGCGCACCTTTGACAGCAGGTTGCTTACTAGGCTCACAGGGGAGCTCTACATAAAAGGTTGTTTCCTTACCTGGTATACTCTCAAACCACAGATGGCCATTGTGCATTTCTGCAATTTTTCTGGAGATGGATAACCCCAGTCCAAAGGACTGTTCACCGGCTGTACCCGGTCTTCCCGCAGAAGTGTGCATCTCAAAGATCTTTTCCTTTAATTCCGGCGGAATACCAATGCCTTTATCCTTGATCATAATGGTAAAGGTATTGTCTGTCCGGGTAGCACTGATACTGATCACGGATCTTTCATTACTGAACTTGATGGCATTGTCGATCAGGTTGGTGAAGAGCTGCCAGATCTTATCCCTGTCAAGATAGGCCATGCCTGCGGGCACGCGGCCTACCCTGATGCGTTGTCTTTTCTGTTGTGCTTTGAACTGTAGCAGATCGATACATTCCATCAGGACGAGGGGGAGGTCTGTCAGTTCTGATCTCAGATCAGCCAGTTGTCCTTTGTTTTTATTTTCGAGTAGTTGATTGATGATTTCAAATGCCTGGTTGCCTGCTTGGGCGATCATCTGGTACATGGCTTTGCGCTGTGCCGGATCGAACTCCTCGCCATCCAATAGCAGGCCGGCGATAGCGCCGATATTGCCCACAGGGTTTTTCAGGTCATGAATAATGACTTTGAGCAGTGCGGCATTTTCCTGATCCCTGCTTTCCAGGTTACGCAGGGCAGTGGTAAGCCTGGCATTCTGAATACCCACTAGTTGCAGATTTTGCTTGGATCGAAGCCACATTTTCCAGATCAGGAAGGCGATGGCAATCACTGATGCGAGGAAGAGTGTGGTGATGACTAACAGGATGGTCTTAAGCCGGTCGTCATTTTTGAGTGAAATAATTTCCTGCTGACGGGCTACGTTGTCAAACTCTCTGCTGATGTCTGCTTCGTGAATTTTCCGGTTACGGTTATCCAGCGAGTCTTTGATGTAGGTATATTCTTTCAGGAAAGCGTATGCCTTGTCAGGTTGATTAGTTTTTGCAAACCAGGTTTCTTCCGCTTTGAGCCATCTGAGGCGCAGTTCTCTGTCAGGTAGTGCGATAGTATCCATTGCCGATTTTATCTTACTCAACACCTTATATGCCTCCGGCATCCGGTTGGTATTGATGTAGAGATTCGCGAGGCGAAGCAGCGTGTAGTAAGCGTCGTCATTGGCATAACCAGGCTGATTGTTGATACAGATGCTTTCAAGAAGCAGGGGTTCAACACTGGCGGTGTCTCCTTTCTTTAGGTACATGAAAGACTGGTTGCCGTATATAATACCTTTTGCCGTCGCGATATAGCGCTTCTCATTGGCGGCAATACTGAACCTGCCTTCGTTTTCACTGATATAACTGAGGGCTTTCTGGAAATAGAGACTGGCACTGTCATAGTTGCCGGCACGGTCAAAGGAAAGCGCGGTATTGTCGATATTCTCCTGGATAAAGGAAAAGGCTGGGAAATCCTGCTCACCACAAATGAGGCGAAGGTGTGTGGCGGTTTTGAAATACTTAGCAGCTTCTGAATATTTCTCCTGCCTGTAGCAGATCATGCCTAGCTGATTGTAATAGTCAGCTAGGAAAGCAGTGTCATGAGTGGTTTCACCTATTTGTTTTGCCTTGTAATAGTATTCGAAAGCTTCGGTCAGCCGTTTTTGTGCTACCAGCACATCCCCTTTATTCAAAAGTGCGTTGACATATGACTTTGTATACTTTTTATTGTCCTTGAGATCTTTCATTACGTACAGCATACTGTCGCAATAGATCAGGCTTTTTGAGTAGTCTTTGTCGTAATAGTAGCCTCTTTT is a genomic window of Chitinophaga sp. LS1 containing:
- a CDS encoding tetratricopeptide repeat-containing sensor histidine kinase; its protein translation is MFIFSTKELSLWRVFWYVLFVYMLSACIACNPGQQDNVDHPKFFEAVIRHADSLGTDPDREKELRYLDSVYARFQHAGPGDLYRKYLFKRGYYYDKDYSKSLIYCDSMLYVMKDLKDNKKYTKSYVNALLNKGDVLVAQKRLTEAFEYYYKAKQIGETTHDTAFLADYYNQLGMICYRQEKYSEAAKYFKTATHLRLICGEQDFPAFSFIQENIDNTALSFDRAGNYDSASLYFQKALSYISENEGRFSIAANEKRYIATAKGIIYGNQSFMYLKKGDTASVEPLLLESICINNQPGYANDDAYYTLLRLANLYINTNRMPEAYKVLSKIKSAMDTIALPDRELRLRWLKAEETWFAKTNQPDKAYAFLKEYTYIKDSLDNRNRKIHEADISREFDNVARQQEIISLKNDDRLKTILLVITTLFLASVIAIAFLIWKMWLRSKQNLQLVGIQNARLTTALRNLESRDQENAALLKVIIHDLKNPVGNIGAIAGLLLDGEEFDPAQRKAMYQMIAQAGNQAFEIINQLLENKNKGQLADLRSELTDLPLVLMECIDLLQFKAQQKRQRIRVGRVPAGMAYLDRDKIWQLFTNLIDNAIKFSNERSVISISATRTDNTFTIMIKDKGIGIPPELKEKIFEMHTSAGRPGTAGEQSFGLGLSISRKIAEMHNGHLWFESIPGKETTFYVELPCEPSKQPAVKGARLNV